From the genome of Pseudomonas yamanorum, one region includes:
- a CDS encoding FadR/GntR family transcriptional regulator produces MLELQRPDSLVMRVVSAIRAEIDSGQLAPEARLPTEQQLAEQLNVSRSVVREAIAQLKADGVLTARRGLGSFISQTPAGTVFRFPEKNGRRPDLAQMFEVRLWIETQAASIAAQRRDAADLHRMKTALQEMHDKRADFEAAALADVEFHRAIAEASKNDYFVAFHDFLRSQLASARKTAWENSATRFVSGSADATQEHTALYQAIVDGDAQGAAACAEAHLRAAARRLHLELPAIN; encoded by the coding sequence ATGCTTGAGCTCCAGCGCCCTGATTCGCTCGTTATGCGCGTTGTCAGCGCCATTCGTGCAGAAATCGACTCCGGCCAACTGGCGCCCGAAGCGCGCCTGCCCACCGAACAGCAATTGGCTGAACAGCTCAATGTCAGCCGCTCGGTGGTGCGCGAAGCGATTGCCCAGCTCAAGGCTGATGGCGTACTGACTGCGCGGCGTGGCCTGGGCTCATTTATTTCCCAGACCCCGGCCGGCACCGTGTTCCGCTTTCCGGAAAAAAACGGCCGCCGCCCGGACCTCGCGCAAATGTTCGAAGTACGCCTGTGGATCGAAACCCAGGCCGCCTCGATTGCCGCCCAGCGCCGTGATGCCGCTGACCTGCACCGCATGAAAACCGCCCTGCAGGAAATGCACGACAAACGCGCCGACTTTGAAGCCGCCGCCCTGGCCGATGTGGAATTTCATCGCGCCATCGCCGAGGCCAGCAAGAACGACTATTTCGTAGCCTTCCATGACTTCCTCCGAAGCCAACTGGCCAGTGCGCGCAAGACCGCCTGGGAAAACTCTGCCACCCGCTTTGTCAGCGGTTCGGCCGACGCCACCCAGGAACACACCGCGCTGTACCAGGCCATCGTCGACGGCGACGCCCAAGGCGCCGCAGCCTGTGCCGAGGCCCACTTGCGCGCGGCAGCACGGCGTTTGCACCTGGAATTGCCCGCCATCAATTAA